A genomic window from Pocillopora verrucosa isolate sample1 chromosome 7, ASM3666991v2, whole genome shotgun sequence includes:
- the LOC131793555 gene encoding LOW QUALITY PROTEIN: putative nuclease HARBI1 (The sequence of the model RefSeq protein was modified relative to this genomic sequence to represent the inferred CDS: inserted 1 base in 1 codon), which produces MADLLLGGLGLMPAPRRKERTFRLPDDFSLSNFTDEELSSRYRFGRESIEFLSELLCDDLERDTSRNYALSTTVQVLVALRFFASGSFLQVIGDTLGLSKSSVSRIIGQVSLALXQKQRNFIKWPSTEEEILQNKRGFFTKGGFPGVIGCVDGTHIKIQAPHENENDFVNRKGFHSINVQAICNHKGMFTNIVARWPGSTHDSFIFRDSRIGQQLNIQHQSLEDGLLLGDSGYPCKPYLMTPYLNPVTDKQQEFNSAHKRTRVAIEQAFGWWKRRFHLLHSEIRMKPEKVSIIIGACAVLHNIAILRKEPLDGYA; this is translated from the exons atggccgaCTTATTACTTGGCGGATTAGGCTTAATGCCGGCcccaagaaggaaagaaaggacATTTAGGCTACCAGACGACTTTTCCCTGTCCAATTTTACTGATGAAGAATTGAGTAGTCGATATCGTTTTGGCCGAGAGTCCATAGAATTTTTATCTGAGCTCCTTTGCGACGATCTTGAAAGAGATACATCCCGAAACTATGCTTTGTCGACAACTGTGCAAGTCCTTGTAGCGTTGCGCTTTTTCGCCTCCGGAAGCTTTCTTCAAGTTATTGGAGATACTCTGGGCCTGTCAAAGTCATCCGTGTCCCGTATAATCGGTCAAGTTTCGCTTGCCT cacagaaacaaagaaacttcaTCAAGTGGCCATCGACCGAAGAGGAGATACTTCAAAATAAACGCGGTTTTTTTACCAAGGGGGGATTTCCTGGGGTGATTGGCTGTGTTGACGGCACTCACATCAAGATTCAGGCACCACATGAAAACGAAAACGATTTTGTCAATCGTAAAGGGTTCCATTCCATAAATGTGCAAGCAATTTGCAATCACAAAG gcATGTTTACCAACATTGTAGCACGATGGCCAGGCAGCACCCATGACAGCTTCATATTTAGGGATTCAAGAATTGGCCAACAACTTAATATCCAACACCAGTCCCTGGAAGATGGTTTACTGTTGGGTGACAGTGGTTACCCTTGCAAGCCGTACCTGATGACCCCTTACCTGAATCCAGTCACTGACAAGCAGCAAGAGTTCAACAGTGCCCACAAAAGAACAAGAGTGGCAATAGAACAAGCCTTTGGCTGGTGGAAGCGAAGGTTCCATCTGCTTCATTCTGAGATCAGAATGAAGCCAGAAAAAGTGTCCATCATTATCGGAGCATGTGCAGTTTTACATAACATTGCAATTCTGAGAAAGGAACCTTTGGATGGCTATGCTTAG